A stretch of the Actinoalloteichus fjordicus genome encodes the following:
- the pstB gene encoding phosphate ABC transporter ATP-binding protein PstB produces the protein MAKRIDVKDLNIYYGKFHAVQDVTVAVPPRGVTAFIGPSGCGKSTVLRSLNRMHEVIPGARVEGQVLLDGEDVYASSVDPVAVRRTIGMVFQRPNPFPTMSIRDNVVAGLRLAGTKNKTQLDEVCERSLRGANLWEEVKDRLNKPGGSLSGGQQQRLCIARAIAIQPDVLLMDEPCSALDPISTLAIEDLITELKQDFTIVIVTHNMQQAARVSDQTAFFNLPGVGQPGRLVEIDETSRIFSNPTEKATEDYISGRFG, from the coding sequence ATGGCCAAGCGCATCGACGTCAAGGACCTCAACATCTACTACGGCAAATTCCACGCCGTACAGGATGTGACCGTGGCCGTGCCGCCGCGCGGGGTGACGGCCTTCATCGGGCCGTCCGGCTGTGGCAAGTCCACCGTGCTGCGGTCGTTGAACCGGATGCACGAGGTGATCCCCGGCGCTCGCGTCGAGGGCCAGGTGCTGCTCGACGGCGAGGACGTCTACGCGAGCTCAGTCGACCCGGTGGCGGTGCGGCGGACCATCGGCATGGTCTTCCAGCGGCCGAACCCCTTTCCCACGATGTCGATCCGGGACAACGTGGTCGCGGGCCTGCGGCTCGCCGGGACCAAGAACAAGACGCAGCTCGACGAGGTCTGCGAGCGCTCCCTGCGCGGCGCGAACCTGTGGGAAGAGGTCAAGGACCGGCTGAACAAGCCGGGCGGCAGCCTCTCCGGCGGTCAGCAGCAGCGGCTGTGCATCGCCCGCGCCATCGCGATCCAGCCCGACGTCCTGCTGATGGACGAGCCGTGCTCCGCGCTGGACCCGATCTCGACGCTGGCGATCGAGGACCTGATCACCGAGCTCAAGCAGGACTTCACGATCGTCATCGTCACGCACAACATGCAGCAGGCCGCGCGGGTGAGCGATCAGACCGCGTTCTTCAACCTGCCCGGCGTCGGCCAGCCCGGCAGGCTGGTGGAGATCGACGAGACCAGCCGCATCTTCTCCAACCCGACGGAGAAGGCCACTGAGGACTACATCTCGGGACGGTTCGGCTGA
- the pstC gene encoding phosphate ABC transporter permease subunit PstC, whose amino-acid sequence MSDSTRRGRSLTTGSGSAPSPDAPEDLISTAVDTPSKPVRRPGDRIFRGFAVGSGTFVVVLIGAIGLFLLLQAIPSLAANQTSFLFSGDWNASNPNDLRFGILYLLYTTVSVSLLALVLAMPVSLGIALFLTQYAPRSLARPFAYIVDLLAAVPSVIFGLWGIQVIGPAMVPVADWLNTNLSFIPIFDQGNVSIAGAGNIFTAGVVVAVMLLPIITAISREVFERTPREHIEGALALGATKWEVVRTTVWPFGKSGYVSASMLGLGRALGETVALFLILSSTTAAPSFSVFDGGATIASRIAAASAEFSNPLSIGAYIAAGLVLFVLTFLVNAVARSIVAGKKERS is encoded by the coding sequence ATGAGCGACTCGACGCGCCGGGGCCGCTCTCTGACGACAGGGAGCGGCTCCGCTCCGTCACCGGATGCTCCGGAGGATCTCATCAGCACGGCAGTCGACACCCCGAGCAAACCCGTCCGCCGTCCGGGCGACCGGATCTTCCGCGGCTTCGCGGTGGGCTCCGGCACGTTCGTCGTCGTCCTGATCGGCGCGATCGGCCTGTTCCTGCTGTTGCAGGCCATTCCGTCGCTCGCGGCCAATCAGACCAGCTTCCTCTTCTCCGGAGACTGGAACGCCTCCAACCCGAACGATCTCCGGTTCGGCATCCTCTACCTGCTGTACACGACCGTGTCGGTGTCCCTGCTGGCGCTGGTGCTGGCCATGCCGGTCTCGCTCGGCATCGCGCTGTTCCTGACCCAGTACGCGCCGAGAAGCCTGGCCAGGCCGTTCGCCTACATCGTCGACCTGCTCGCGGCGGTGCCGTCGGTGATCTTCGGTCTGTGGGGCATCCAGGTGATCGGCCCGGCGATGGTGCCGGTGGCCGACTGGCTGAACACCAATCTGTCGTTCATTCCGATCTTCGACCAGGGCAACGTCAGCATCGCGGGCGCGGGGAACATCTTCACCGCAGGCGTCGTGGTGGCCGTCATGTTGCTGCCGATCATCACGGCCATCAGCCGCGAGGTGTTCGAGCGGACGCCCCGCGAGCACATCGAGGGAGCGTTGGCGCTGGGCGCGACCAAGTGGGAGGTCGTGCGCACCACGGTCTGGCCCTTCGGCAAGTCCGGCTATGTCAGCGCCTCCATGCTCGGCCTCGGCAGGGCGCTCGGGGAGACGGTGGCGTTGTTCCTGATCCTGTCGTCCACCACGGCAGCCCCGTCGTTCAGCGTCTTCGACGGCGGCGCCACCATCGCCTCGCGTATCGCCGCCGCCTCCGCCGAGTTCAGCAATCCGCTGTCCATCGGCGCCTACATCGCGGCAGGCCTGGTTCTGTTCGTGCTCACGTTCCTGGTCAACGCGGTGGCCAGGTCGATCGTCGCTGGGAAGAAGGAACGGTCATGA
- the pstA gene encoding phosphate ABC transporter permease PstA — MSLSTSELDRPAQPPAFQGVSTGRRTKDVVARVVVWLCFLIAVIPLIWVLYSVVSRGIAPFLRPDWWQYSLAGVRATEDIGGANHAIVGTVLQGLVTGVLSIPIGILVGIYLVEYGAGSRFARVTTFMVDILSGVPSIVAAMFVYAVWITMFGFDRSAFAMCLALMLLMIPMVVRTTEEMLRIVPNELREASYALGIPKWKTIMKVVLPTAMSGIVTGAMLGMARVMGETAPALVLVAYSPSISYDLFAGPMANLPLLITSQFANPEAAGFNRTWGAAMTLIFIIMLFNLAATIISRLSSVKTK; from the coding sequence ATGAGTCTCAGCACCTCGGAGCTGGACCGACCCGCGCAGCCGCCCGCCTTTCAGGGAGTCAGCACTGGGCGTCGTACCAAGGACGTCGTGGCCAGGGTCGTCGTGTGGCTCTGCTTCCTGATCGCGGTGATCCCGTTGATCTGGGTGCTCTACTCCGTCGTCTCCCGCGGCATCGCACCCTTTCTCCGGCCGGACTGGTGGCAGTACTCGTTGGCAGGCGTCCGGGCCACCGAGGACATCGGCGGGGCCAACCACGCGATCGTCGGTACCGTGCTCCAGGGCCTGGTCACCGGTGTGCTGTCGATCCCGATCGGCATCCTCGTCGGGATCTACCTCGTCGAGTACGGCGCGGGCTCCCGGTTCGCGAGGGTCACGACCTTCATGGTGGACATCCTCAGCGGGGTGCCGTCGATCGTCGCGGCGATGTTCGTCTACGCCGTCTGGATCACCATGTTCGGCTTCGACCGCAGCGCCTTCGCGATGTGTCTGGCATTGATGCTGCTGATGATCCCGATGGTGGTGCGCACCACCGAGGAGATGCTGCGGATCGTTCCGAACGAGCTGCGAGAGGCCTCCTACGCGCTCGGCATCCCCAAATGGAAGACGATCATGAAGGTCGTCCTGCCGACCGCGATGTCGGGCATCGTCACCGGCGCCATGCTCGGCATGGCCAGGGTGATGGGCGAGACGGCGCCCGCGCTGGTGCTCGTGGCGTACTCGCCGTCGATCAGCTACGACCTCTTCGCGGGGCCGATGGCCAACCTGCCACTGCTGATCACCAGTCAGTTCGCCAACCCGGAGGCTGCGGGCTTCAACCGCACCTGGGGCGCGGCGATGACCCTCATCTTCATCATCATGTTGTTCAACCTCGCGGCCACGATCATCTCGCGGCTGTCGTCGGTCAAGACCAAGTAG
- the pstS gene encoding phosphate ABC transporter substrate-binding protein PstS, translating to MKIKRHSAALGLVAASALLLSACGSDNAAQDANGGGSTGGEPTAAECGGVDQIVAEGASSQANAIDEFAAVFSGECAGQSLAYNPNGSGSGRRQFIAGQVMFAGSDSAMDEEERAQAEERCDSPAWHLPLVFSPVAITYNLPGVDELVLPSEVVANIFNGTITEWNDEAIAAANEGAELPETPITVFYRSDESGTTGNFQEYLTVGTNGAWTQGDGETFAGGVGEGRGQSQGVSEAVSSTEGGITYVEVSFANNAGLGIAQIDAGSGPVPLTDETVGAAITGAEITGEGNDLTIDLESVFGTTEAGAYPITMATYEIVCSAYEDPEVAAGVKSFLNVAATTGQENLSEIGYTPLPTEFQDRLLAAIDEIA from the coding sequence GTGAAGATCAAGCGGCACTCTGCTGCTCTCGGGCTGGTGGCGGCGAGTGCGCTGCTGCTCTCGGCCTGTGGCTCCGACAACGCGGCCCAGGACGCGAACGGCGGCGGCTCGACCGGGGGAGAGCCGACGGCCGCGGAGTGCGGTGGCGTCGACCAGATCGTCGCCGAGGGAGCGTCCTCGCAGGCGAACGCCATCGACGAGTTCGCCGCGGTGTTCAGCGGGGAGTGCGCCGGGCAGAGCCTCGCCTACAACCCGAACGGCTCCGGCTCCGGCCGTCGGCAGTTCATTGCAGGCCAGGTGATGTTCGCGGGCTCCGACTCCGCGATGGACGAGGAGGAGCGCGCTCAGGCCGAGGAGCGGTGCGACAGCCCGGCCTGGCACCTCCCGCTGGTCTTCAGCCCCGTCGCGATCACGTACAACCTGCCGGGCGTCGACGAGCTCGTGCTGCCCAGCGAGGTCGTGGCCAACATCTTCAACGGCACCATCACGGAATGGAACGACGAGGCCATCGCCGCCGCCAACGAGGGCGCGGAGCTGCCGGAGACCCCGATCACGGTCTTCTACCGCAGCGACGAGTCCGGCACCACCGGCAACTTCCAGGAGTACCTGACCGTCGGCACCAACGGCGCATGGACCCAGGGCGACGGTGAGACCTTCGCGGGCGGCGTCGGCGAGGGCCGTGGCCAGTCCCAGGGCGTCTCGGAGGCGGTGTCCAGCACCGAGGGCGGCATCACCTACGTCGAGGTGTCCTTCGCCAACAACGCAGGCCTGGGCATCGCCCAGATCGACGCGGGCAGCGGCCCGGTTCCGCTGACCGACGAGACCGTTGGCGCGGCGATCACCGGTGCCGAGATCACCGGTGAGGGCAACGACCTGACCATCGACCTCGAGTCGGTGTTCGGCACCACCGAGGCGGGCGCGTACCCGATCACGATGGCGACCTACGAGATCGTCTGCTCCGCGTACGAGGACCCCGAGGTCGCCGCAGGCGTCAAGTCGTTCCTCAACGTGGCCGCCACCACCGGCCAGGAGAACCTCTCCGAGATCGGCTACACGCCGCTCCCGACCGAGTTCCAGGACCGCCTGCTGGCCGCGATCGACGAGATCGCCTGA